The Chlorocebus sabaeus isolate Y175 chromosome 11, mChlSab1.0.hap1, whole genome shotgun sequence genomic interval TTTAATTCTGGCTTCACAGCTTGGTAACTGTGTGGCCGACTGCCCTTGGACAGATAACAGCTTTGAACCTCTTTCTGAACTGTGAAGTGGGACGATGGCAACGACTTTATAAGACATCCAGCCAGGTGCTACAGAACAGTACCCTGGGCGTCTAGGCTAACCCATGACAAGTTGAATGTTTAGcccctttccttttctgtctctcctgcttTGTTAAAAAGTATATGAAAGAAGACTTCCCCTATCTCCAGCCAGACAGACCTTATTAactacaaaaatactaaaaatccaGCTATCCTATTCCTTCTGTAAAATTTTTTCCTCAGTGCATGCCCCTCCAGCATGGTGAGCCCTGTGCCCCTCTTGTCTGTCTGCCATACTGGTCAGAAAATACACCCCTACCCCAGTTTCAGAGCTATGTGGATGGGGCAGGCAGATGCTGATGGAGCTGACCTCAGCTAACACAGTAACCATTGCAGCAGCACACAGGTGGAGCTGGGGCCAGGGTTTCCCAGGGGAAAGTCAAGGAACATTATTTCCATACATGTGATGAGGCAGTTTTATTACCTGCCTTGATACTCAGTTCCAAGGAGGAAACTCTATCCAAAAAAGATGTTTCTGGGTGAAGAAACTCACCCACCAGCACaactattctcctgcctgccCCTTCACTGCTGTCAAAACAGCAGGAACAAATACCACGCACTCCAATTCCTTAGGGAAAAGTCAGGTCTCCTTTTTATGTCTCTTCAACTTAACGGAGTTAGGCTTTCTCTGTAACTTGATTTCAAACACACCTGTTTTCTGGTGCTGCTAGAACACATGAATTGAGAGGATGAGATTTCTCAGGAGGCCGGGCATACACTCCCTTGCCAGCTCCAGCAGGGCTGTGTCGGCCACCTTCCTATGGGGCCTGCAGTTAACTGCAGTGTCTCACCTGGCGTGGAGTCCAGGTATTGTTCACAGTGGGCACTCACTACAGGTCACTGACCATCTGTCAGAAATAACCATGCAGTTTCCCTTTTCATAGGCTGTTTACCAAAAGAGAAGATGAGGTGGCCCCACAGCATACCATAGTCCTGAATTGCTGTCAACCTAGTCAAGTCTTGGTTCAGATCGGATTCTTTTTCTTACTAGCCAAGCAATATGGGCCCGTTTCTTTATCTGTGGATAAACACAACAATGTGCCTCCCCGGATTCCCTTGTTTGAAAGTTgattgtgggccgggcgcagtggctcatgcctgtaatcccagcgctttgggaggccaaggcaggcagatcagctgaggtcgggagttcgaggccagcctggccaacatggtgaaaccccgtctctactaaaaataaaaaaattagctgggcgtggtggcacacgcctgtaatcccacctactcgggaggctgaggcaggaggatcacttgaacccaggaggtggaggttgcaatgagccgagatcgcgccattcaactccaacctgggtcacaagagcaagattccatctcaaaaaaaaaaaaaaaaaaaaggttgattgTGGTCTGTTCCCACTCTAGCCAGAGTCTTCCACTAAAAGAAAAGGAATCGCCTAGAATGAGACAGACAAGGTGCGGCCAAGTACTAGAGGCCTCAAAGAATTCCAAAAGGTTTTATTTTGGTGGGGATGGGGAACCCTCAGGCTTCATCCTGAGCTCATTTCCCTGGTCCTAGCACCGAGGGCCagggatttgttgttgttgttctgtcgcccaggctggagtgcagtagcatgatctcagtttcctgcaacctctgcctcctgggttcaagcgactctcctgcctcagcctcccgagtagctgggattacaggcgtgtgtcaccatgccctgttaatttttgtatttttagtagagatggggttttaccacattggccaggttggtcttgaacacctgatctcaagtgatccacccgcctcggcctcccaaagtgttgggattacagacgtgagccactgcgcccggccaggtcaGGGCTTTTCAAAAATAACAGCTGGCTCAGGTTCATTTCACAAATCAAAAGACCTGATACTCTGCAAGATAAAGTACCCTCTGCCCACCCTGGGTCTCCCAGCTGGCCAGTGGCAGAGCTAGATTGGAACCCCAACTAGTCTGACTTGAAAGCCCAAGATTTTCCCACCATACAACACAACCTTAGAAGCAGAGCCTGGCCATGCTGGCTGAGAGCCAGGCTCAGAGAACAGGCCTGGGGACCTCCAGAGAAGAAGGTGGAGAGAGtgggaagaggcagggaaggggaggggcccCTGGGCTCTGTTCCTCGACAGCCGCCTGTTCCCACTCCCTGAACACAGTGTCTGACTCCACCTGCGCTTTGTGGTTGCGGAGTGGGGGGACTTTTTCCACCCTTTGTGTCTTGAGCGGTTTTTTCCTTGCTTTGAGCTTCCCTACTCTCTCTCCTTGTTCCTTTTTGTAGCTAATACTCCCACAGGCCTCCCACGGCCAGCTCCAAAATGCAGCCTCCTGAGTTTCTTCTTGTTGACAGAGGCTTTGAGCATCTCTGAACAGGGATCCTCCTCAACGTTCCCCTCCCTATGACTCCCCACCACGGTCAAATGAGTCAAGAGCTGGCAgaaggggagaggaaaaggagTTACAGTGAGGAGGACTATGGTGCTCATCTCCCAGGGCCCTGCTCAACTTTCAACTCCCCAATCCCTGTCTTACTCTCTCCTAAATGTGGGTCTCTGCCCTTTGTGCATatgggctgggggctggaggaaagatggaaggaaaagatagggaattaaaagaataaaaaaggaccGGGCaaggcggctcacgcctgtaatcctagcactttgggaggccgaggcaggtggatcacctgaggtcaggagttcgagaccagcctggccaccctggtgaaacctcgtctctaccaaaaatacaaaaactagctgggcatcctggcgagcgcctgtagtcacagctactcgggaggctgaggcaggagaatcacttgaacccaggacgcagaggttgcagtgagcgagatcatgccattgcactccagcccaagcaacagagtgagactccgttcaaaaaaaaaaaaaaaggccgggcgcggtggctcaagcctgtaatcccagcactttgggaggccgagacgggcggatcacgaggtcaggagatcgagaccatcctggctaacccggtgaaaccccgtctctactaaaaaatacaaaaaactagccgggcgaggtggcaggcgcctgtagtcccagctactcaggaggctgaggcaggagaatggcgtaaacccgggaggcggagcttgcagtgagccgagttcgtgccactgcactccagcctgggcgacagagcgagactccgtctcaaaaaaaaaaaaaaaaaaaaaaacaaggaataaaagaaaaaactattttttaaaaaaaagaatagaaagaaaaaaagagggaattagTGACTAAGAGCTGGGGGAATTCATACAAACAAAAGACTGGTCTGGCAGGAAGATCTGAGGGACCAGGTAAACGTGAAGAGAGAGGACAGTGGGCTAAGATCCTGTGCCTGATCACACTCATTCAAAACAGGCCAGATAAAGGAAAGGGTCGGTAGCGGCACCCCCGCTCAGTACGAATTCACATGAGTTCTTTGAGGGGCAATGGGGGAAGGAGTTTAAAGGCCCAAACAGGCCTTTGACTTTTCTCTCTGCAATAAGAATGATAATAACATTCCATaaatattagtgtattttcttcttctggaagTGGGAACCAGGGCAGCAAAGGGTGACATGGGCATTATGCCTGGAGCTGCTGGAGGAGGCAGTGCACCTCAGACTAGGGATCTGACCTCTTTGCCCCAAGTTTTTCGTCTGTGAATTGGCAGTTATAGCCAATAACTAGCTCATAACGTTATTATGAAGATTAACTGGATAATCCAAGTAAAGCACTTttgcagagtgcctggcacaaagttaATGCTCAATAAGTGTAAGCTGCTGTAATCCTCAGGGGCACCCCACACATTCCATCTTGCCCTGCTCACCCCAACCCAAGGTGTCTGGTTTGGCTTAATGCCCAAAACCAGCCCTGGCAGGTGAGCTGGAAGCCTGAAAGTCTAAACACTTAGGCCTTACAGGGATAAGTGTAAGGCCACTCAGACATGCTACACAAGCCCAGATGACCAGTCCTCTGAGTGCCCATACAGTTAGGTTAGAGAGAGGCAGACCCAACGACCTAGGACTGGGATACTGTCAGGGTTCTAACCCTGGCTGTGTCATTTACCAACTCTGTTACCTTGAGCaagtctctctcttcctcctcctcctcctccccctccttctcctcctccacttcTCCTCCTACTACTACtactctccccctcccccttcccctccctcctcctcctcctcttcttcttcttcttcttcttcttcttcttcttcttcttcttcttcttcttcttcttcttcttcttcttcctcttcttcttcttcttcttcctcttcttcctcctcctcctctctctctctctgtctctctctcagctCTGGTTCCTCCTTTGTGAAATGCAGCATAAGGAGCACCCACCCCGGCTGTTTCACACAGCTCCCAGGAGACTCAAAATCAGATAACAAACATTTACACGTTGCAGGTGTCACACACTGTTCTAGGTCCCCTACACATACTCACTCATTGAATCCTCATTAGGACCCTCTGATGTTATTATtagcatcctcattttacagatgagaaaactgagtcagaGAAGGGTTAATAACTTGCCTTTAAAAATCACACAgacaggccaggagtggtggctcacgcctgtaatcccagcactttgggaggccgaggcgggcggatcacctgaggtcaggagttcaagaccagcctggccaacatgatgaaacccgatctctactaaaaatacaaaaattagccaggcgtggtggtgcatgcctgtagtcccaactactcaggaggctgaggcaggagaattgcttgaacttgggaggcataggttgcagtgagcagcgatagctccaatgcactccagcctgggcaacagagggaggctccgtctcaaaaaaataaacaaataaaaaatcatacagaccaaaatttaattttttttttttttttttaatcacagggACAGCAAGTGGCAGACCTGGTTCCCAAGTGGGTGGGTGATTTCAACTGTGGCCTTATCCTGTCTCAAAGTGAACTGACTcctaaaatgtctttctttttagtAGACGGCTGGACCGCTGCCTGGAGAGGAAGCCTTGAGCGGCTGGGGGAGGGGATTACTTTACAGCCAGGATCCATCCAAGGCTGGGGATGGGATGGGAGCAGGATCTGCTAAGACCCTAAGTGACCCTTAGTGACCCTAAGGAGGATTCCTTAAGGCCACTCCTCCTCCTGGGGACCAGATTCCAGGCTTCTCAGGACTGGAGAAGGGGGAACGCGTCATCCCTTCCCAAAGCGCCAGCTTGTTTAGATACAGGTGCCTGGGGCTTTGGCCCTTGTCGCTGACGAGGGGTAGGTGGAACGGGGAACACTCCTTTCTTTCCGATACTGGTGACTGTGAGTGCGTCTCGAGGGATGGGGGTGCTGAGCCTACCGCTTCGCTCGTTAGGGAACAAATTGCTGTTTTGGCCCCGGCGGCTCCTCTGGGCGCGGGCGGCAGCCGCGCTCTCTGGCAAAtcgtgggagggaggaggagcgGTGCTGGCAGGCAAGTCCGGGGGACCGTCGCAGCGCGGGAGGCCAAGAAGCGACGGCCGCCCCGGGCCCGGCTCCGCCCCGCCGGGAAGGGGCTCCCTGCAGCCGCCCCCGGGCAGCTCCCCGCACGGCGCCGCGAGGAGCTCTCCAGGACTGAGCTGGGTGAGGCGCGGGGCTCGGCCTTCCTCGCTCCCCCGGTGCCAGGACCCGCATGCACAAGGTTCGGAAGTTTTTTGCAGTGTCTGACCCCTGTCGGTCCCCTGTATTTACCACCCAATCCTCTAGCGCGCTTAGGAGAGGCAAGAGGTGACAAAAGCCAGAGGGAAATGGAGGAGCAGGACAAAGGGTCTGGCgttcccctccccaccacacaccCGTTCCACCCACGGGGTCACACGGAGGACGTCTGACCCTTACTCCTAGGGCTACCCACCCTCTGGTTTCCCGGCAGCTCCTGCTTGCGGGGGCACCTCATAAGAGCAGCTGGATCCATTTTCCAGAGAGTCAAGTTGAGGATGAGAAAGTCTCGAGGGCCGGACAGCTGTGCGCGCAGAACCCCCGCCCCATCTGCTTTTAGATTTCCCGGGTGTGGCTGGAGCCCCTCTAGAGCGCCGGCCTCCGCTGGCCGCCGGGCCTTCACCTGCGCCTGTCGCCCTGTCCCCTTGCCCACTGCATTTTCCTCGGGAAGAGCATCTTCCACAGCATGCGCCCTCCACCCCACACGCCCCGAGCCCTTCTCCCATTCCGCCGGCGGAGAAGCGGCTGCTAGGAGGCTCTCGGAGAGCCCCCGGACTGCAGAGAAAGACGCCTCCCCTCTGCGGCTGAGGCCGAGTCAGCGGGAGGGGGCCGGCCGTTCGCCAGTGGTTCTCCGAGGGACTGGCGGGGAGGCCCGCGGGGTAGGATCAGGGCGGTCGCCGCCTCCCCGCCCCCACCGAGGTCCCGAAGGGAGGGGAGCCCTCGGCGGGAGGCCTGTCCCTTTAAGGAGGCGGCCCTGGCTGGGTGTGCCCCGTCTCCATGGTTACCCCGGTGCAGGCGGCGGgcgcgggagggagggagggaagctgcAGCTTCTCCCCGACAGACGGAGGGAGCTGCCGAGAGCCGGCGCCGAGCGAAGCCCGAGCGGAAGCCCACCCGCAGCCGACACGCGAGCCGCTGCTGCGGAGGGAGGTGCTGAGAGCGCCGCGGCTGCGGGGCCTGGAGCCCGGGATTCGTGGGCGGCGAGGGTGCGAGGGGTCGCGCGCCATGCTCCGGGCCCCGACGGCGCGGACGCCCCCTCGCGCGCCCGCGGCCGGCGCGACCCGAGATCCCGGTCTGGGCATTGCCCCCCGACGGCTGCGCTAGGGAGCGCGGGGCCCGGCGGGGGGCGGCCGAGCTGGGCGCCCTCCCCCGGCGCGGAGTCCCCGCACCCCGGAGGGATGGGGCCGGCAGCCGCGGGCGCCTAAGATGCCGGCCATGCGGGGCCTCCTGGCGCCGCAGAACACCTTCCTGGACACCATCGCTACGCGCTTCGACGGCACGCGTGAGTCCGACCCTCGCCCACTTGCACCCGGGCCGCCGGACCCTCGCCAGGGCTCCCGCCTGCCCTGAACCCCCAGCAGCCCAACTTGGCGCCCGCCTGTTCTCACCCTCTCCTCCCTACCTGCCCCTCTTGAGGCTGGGGCCATCGTCTCCTGCTAGGCGCCGTTTCCCCGAAGGTTCGGGGTCTACACTGCTTCAGGCGAGGCAACAGGACCAGAAGTCCCTGGGTGTGGGTCCTGGGATGCTCTCTGTTAGCTGGGTCTCGAACCCGAACCTGGTCAGTCTGACCCGTCCCACCCCTGCGTCTGGCGCTGTCGCAGCAACTACCCTCGGACTGGCGGGGTAAGGCGAGGCGGGTGAGCAGTGCTCAGGGACAGCTGAGAGGGCTCAAAAAACAGATTTAGAAAAGAGATTTGCAAACGGAGATAGAGTAGGCGGGACTCGGGAGAGCATGGTGTGTCCAAGCCCCGTGTCTCACAGCCTGAACCCCCTAGACTTGGGGAAGCCATCTAGCCCCAAGAAGATGGCCTGGGGACTCCCATCAGGACTGGCGAAGTTTGGAGAAGGCGCCCCAAGCTCTGGATCCCCGGTTCCGGGGGCTCTGAGCACAGGGGAAGTGGTGAaagcccctcccccctcctctccctcacaTCCCCCCGTGGGGCTTCCCAGCTCTCTGCCTAGGTCCTCCTTGGTCTCCGGTTCCTGATAGGGGGTGGGAGCCCAGCACTGAGCTCTCCCCACTCTGGGCTCCTCCATCTGCTTTGCCAGTTTGCTTGGCTCCTGCAGCCTGCTGATTCAGTGCCCCCTACTCCCCAATACATTCCTGGCTCCTGGCTCCCGAGCTCAGTCACCATTCTTACACCCCCATTCTTGATCACATTCACTAATTCCTGAGCCAGGTCAGGCAGCTAGGGCTAAAACACAGACAGCAGGATGTATGGTAGTCTGGGGTTGCCTCCCAGTCTAGGTGTGTCCCAGTGGGAGAAGCCAGACAGCCAACCTGGGTACCTGGCTAGTGGGTGAGCCTGGCGGAAGTAGAGGTGGGCCTGAGGCTGGTGCAGAGCTGGCAGTGCAGTCCTTGTTAGGGAATCCCCAATCCCAGCCCTTACCCCACATTGCTCAGGACACCCTCCAGAGGGCACAGTGCCCGTACAGCACTTCATTCACTGACCTCAGTTCACACGTGCTGATCCTTGAATGTACTCACACCTGCTGCAGGGCACTGACAAACAGGTGACACACACTGATTGCCATTCATAAACAGCCCTGCCCTAACACACACAGGATTCCTGGGGTTTGAAAAACCCACTATTTGGTTGCAGGTATTTGGGAAAGGAGGGGTGGTAGGCCTCCTGCCCCTTCACCCCACACCTCCTCTGAGAGGTGCTCTCTTGCAGACAGTAACTTCGTGCTGGGCAACGCCCAGGTGGCGGGGCTCTTCCCCGTGGTCTACTGCTCTGATGGCTTCTGTGACCTCACGGGCTTCTCCCGGGCTGAGGTCATGCAGCGGGGCTGTGCCTGCTCCTTCCTTTATGGGCCAGACACCAGTGAGCTCGTCCGCCAACAGATCCGCAAGGCCCTGGACGAGCacaaggagttcaaggctgagcTGATCCTGTACCGGAAGAGCGGTGAGGGGCCACCTGGCCAGCCTGCCTCACCTTTGCAGTCTTACCCAGCCTGGCACCAGCCCCATCCACTGTCCCTCCTCCTTTCTGTTGCCATCTTCATCTCCCCATCTCATCCCATCTTTCCATCCCCGCATCCAACCCCTCTTGCTCCATCTGACCTCTTGCCCGTGGCTCCCCATCTCTACCTGCCTCACCCTAGACTCAGCCTGCATTCAGTTCCAACCTTGGGTTTCCCGCATCCAACAGAAAAACATCCTCATTTCGGCAGGGCAGATCTACCGCGGGACAGGTCTGGCTGTCATGTTTGCTCTCCTTTGCCTCCGCCCCCCAATTCCATCAAGCCCTGCCCTCAGTGAAACTGGActgccagcccctcccccagGAAACCACTGGATCCTGCCTGTGTCTTGCCCAGGATGTCAGTGGAGCCAGGGCCTCTGTCACCTCAGGCAGTGCCAAGAATGGGAGGTGGGCTGAGTTTGTTTTTGTGCCCAGGGCTCCCGTTCTGGTGTCTCCTGGATGTGATACCCATAAAGAATGAGAAAGGGGAGGTGGCTCTCTTCCTAGTCTCTCACAAGGACATCAGTGAAACCAAGAACCGAGGGGGCCCTGACAGATGGAAGGAGACAGGTAGGTGCATATAGGTGCTGTGGTTGGGGTGTTGGGTGCTGCAGGCCTGGGCGGGGCCTTGGCACCCAGTCTGAGTATGGGGGTCCCCCATGCCTCCTGTATTCATTTCACTCCCACTCGGGCTGCCTGAGAGGCCTGTGCTGCTCTCATCCCCACGTGATTCCTCGGTATgggaatattttttccaaatagacAGATTGAGACAAagttagaggtttttttttgtttttttgttttttgttttttgagacggagtctcaccctgttgcccaggctggaatgcagtggtgcgatctgggctcactgcaacctccgcctcccgggttcaagcaattctcctgccccagcctcccaagtagctgggattacaggcacgagccactacgcccagctaatttttgtatttttagtagagacggggtttcactatattggtcaggctggtctcaaactcttgacctcgtgatccacctgccttggcctcccaaagtgctgggattacagacgtgagccaccccgcccagccgaCAAAGTTGGAGTTTTTAAATCAACTTCATTAAGAAACTGAAAGCAAACAAACCCCACTGTACCCGTGAAACATTACTTTCTGACCAGTTAATAAGGTTGAGCACAGACCCACTAGGTTCCTCTTCCCTACAGCAAACCTGACTAGGGGTGGAGCTCTGGGCAAAGCCtgcttttaagttctttgagtcTTCCCCCTCTCGTGTCCTCCAAGGCTGGGGCAGGCCTTTGGGCAGGTTACAAAACTGTCAAGGCCTCTTTGCCATTTGGGGATGCTGGGGGTACTCTCCATTCCCACTCCCATACTCCCAGTGCTGGGTCTGCCTCTCCATGATGTCAGCCTTCATTGTCACCCTCTGGTCCCTGCACTAGCTCCTGGGCTCCTGCTGTAAGTTCCCACACCTCTGCTGATGGCCTCCTGCTAGTTCTCCACCCTGGCCCTGTGAGGTACCTCCTCGATTCCTGTCCCAGGCCTTTCCCCATAGAGATCCTCTGGTCCAGACCTCCTCTTCCTGGAAGCAGACCCCACAGGTAGTGTCTGTAAGCACTCCTAGGACTGCCCATTGCTGGGCTGGGCAAGCGAACCCAGGAAGTGAGGAATACCTGAGCCCTCAACTCTAAACAGTCTAAGCGGTCAATGAGCCAGACCAGTCTATGGGCCAGCAACTCTGTCCTACACCTGACCCGGAGCTAGGGCGTGTGGGCACACACCCATCATATTCATGGGCCCCTCTGCTTTTGCAGGTAGTGGCCGGCGCCGATATGGCCGGGCACGATCCAAAGGCTTCAATGCCAACCGGCGGCGGAGCCGGGCTGTGCTCTACCACCTGTCCGGGCACCTGCAGAAGCAGCCCAAGGGCAAGCACAAGCTCAATAAGGTGGGCTGAGCCCTAGGAGGTGTGGGAGAGGGGAGCGGCAGACACAGGAGATGGGGAAGGGGACTTGATCTACCACAGAGAGAATGTCCTAGGGGCCACCTAGGCcttgccagcactttgggggttGGGACTGAAGGATCACATG includes:
- the LOC103238275 gene encoding uncharacterized protein, whose product is MHVTHLYTNLFSWRSLVTVWPTALGQITALNLFLNCEVGRWQRLYKTSSQVLQNRGFLKATPPPGDQIPGFSGLEKGERVIPSQSASLFRYRCLGLWPLSLTRGNKLLFWPRRLLWARAAAALSGKSWEGGGAVLAGKSGGPSQRGRPRSDGRPGPGSAPPGRGSLQPPPGSSPHGAARSSPGLSWVRRGARPSSLPRCQDPHAQGLPTLWFPGSSCLRGHLIRAAGSIFQRVKLRMRKSRGPDSCARRTPAPSAFRFPGCGWSPSRAPASAGRRAFTCACRPVPLPTAFSSGRASSTACALHPTRPEPFSHSAGGEAAARRLSESPRTAEKDASPLRLRPSQREGAGRSPVVLRGTGGEARGVGSGRSPPPRPHRGPEGRGALGGRPVPLRRRPWLGVPRLHGYPGAGGGRGREGGKLQLLPDRRRELPRAGAERSPSGSPPAADTRAAAAEGGAESAAAAGPGARDSWAARVRGVARHAPGPDGADAPSRARGRRDPRSRSGHCPPTAALGSAGPGGGRPSWAPSPGAESPHPGGMGPAAAGA